A segment of the Mesotoga infera genome:
GGTTTCTTCGGTTTTCCTTACGGGCCTGACTCGACTCTGAGTCTTCTGGGCCTGCTGTACGAGAGCCAGAACATATCTCTTAGCGTCAAGGCTGAGGTTCTCAGAACTGGCTCAGTCAGTATCGATTCCCCTTATGAGCCGCCTTTCGAACCGGATTGGTATGGACCCAGGAAACCGATAACCACTTCTTTGAATCTCTCTTTCGAAAGCTTCTTCAGTATAGATCCAGACACTGCCATTTTTGCCGGAGGCAGTCTGCTCCTCTCCAGAGAAATGAATTTCTGGTTGAACATGGGTTTCATAAGAAGGTTTTCATTATTATAGGGAGGTATTTCGGATGAAGAAAATCGTTTTGCTGTTATTCCTGGCTTTTGCTGTAGCTTTATTTGGGAGTCAGGGGAGACTCTTGTTCAAAGGTACAGATCAATACAATCTTCTACTGGGCAGAAATCTCATCGAGGGAAAGACAGTTTTCACTCCCAACACAGCTCTTCCTGAGGGATTTGCCTCTGTTCAGATTGGACAGCTTTGGGTTAAGTATTATGTCGGTACGAATATCTTTCTCAGATTCACTCCTCAGTTCCTTATTCACAACTTCGAACCGTTCAAGGAGACCGGGTGGTTGGAATCAGTGGTTCCTCTTTACCTCAGGTATCGTTATGATACTCTGAAGCCCTGGCTTGTTCTGGGTTTTATGAGCGAAGTCACAAACAATGTACTGGGTTTCGTCAACCTAGACATTCCGAAGGACTACAGAAGCTACATCAGCCATGGAAAAGGCTTCGATTCTAAGCCATATATGAATTTCCCGGTCGAACTCTTCGAGGGGAAACTGGAGGCACTCGATATGAGCTGGCCCACCTTCGGCTATGTCTCCTATGCAAACGAAAGCCTTTACGCTTCTCTGGGAAGGTATAAGGTTGCGTGGGGTCCCATGCGTAACGGCCTGATGATAAGTGATGCTTCATCATATTATGACAATATTTCTGCTTCCTATACCACTTCATTGTGGAAGGACGGCCGCTTCACATATTCCTTTCTCGTAATCACACCGACTTCGTTGCTGAACTCAGAGGAGTGGCAGAAGCAGGGTAAGATCTGGGATCTCAATCAGAGAAGAGCATATACAGAAGGGGCAAAGACGATTATCGGACACAGGTTCGATGTTAAGTTCGCTGATTGGGGAAGGGTCGGTGCAGGAGAGCTGAATGTCGTTGGCGGAAAGCATCCAGATCTGAATGATGCCAATCCATTCATCATTTTCCACAATACCTATGGTGAAGATTTTTCGAACGTAATGGCTTCACTTGACTTTTCCCTGGTTCCTTTCAAAGGAGTTGAAGTCTACGGAGAAATAGCAATTGACGATGTTTCATTCGGTTCGACCGAGGCAGGCGCAAGAGGAAAACCAACTGCCCTCGCTTACGGTGGAGGTTTAAGATATGCAGTAGACTTAGGTGAAATGCTGCTTCTTGCGTCTGCCGAAGTCTATCATGCCGACACTTGGATGTACAATCGCTGGCAGCCCCTTCAGACATTCACAAACAGGATATACACGAAATCGGAACTACCCGGGAGCAGAGATTTCACTGACTATCCGCTGGGCTTCAAGTATGGACCTGATCTGAACGGATTCTCAGTAATGGCGAACCTGATAATGATCAACGGGCTATCCATATCCTTTGTGTACGACTATTTCAAACAGGGCGAAGTGACTCTAAGAACTCCCTATCTGAACATGAAAGAGCCCGAGGATGACCCAGGAGAGTTCACCGATCCAAAGGATTGGAGTGGTCCCGTCGGCAAGACTGTCAATGCAAACATCATGAAGCTGAATATCTCGGTACCATACAACAACTTCACTTTTGGGGGTGACTTTTCTCTCTATTTCGGAGATTACTTTAACAAGAACGGGGGATATGAGAAACCTATTTTCGAGATCAGGCCTTATGTGTCTTATATCTTCTAGGTTGTGGTGGGACCGGGCGAGCAAGTTCATAAAGCTCAGATGTTTGCTGCCACTGCAAAGCCGCCCGAGCCTTCGATGGTCAGCGTTTTCCGAATTCAACGAAGAGGCTAGACGCTGAATTAAGTATATCTAGAGGGGTAAGATTCCGAGCGCGTGTAGAGTTCAGAGGTTTGTAAATCAGGATCGGCAAGCTCCGCTTCGAGAAAAACCATATTCGCCACTACTAAGAGCAGGAGGAGGAAGCAGATCCTGTACAGTATCGTTGCTGACAGTACAATGGGGTGAAAAACGGTATAGACCACAGTAACCGGTCAGTCTCTATTTTTGATTCTTGGCTTTTCACAGCGCTCAGCGTGCAGCGTTTCTTGACAAGCGGGCCTTTGAGCCGCAAGCTGTCCCCCACCGCTCAAGCGTGGACTAAGACCAAGAGCGTAGAGAGCGCAAAGCCGTTTTTTGTCTGACAATGATGACAACCCTTGAAATAAGGAACAAAATGCTTGGGAGCCATATAGAGATCATCCAGGTAATGATGAGCCATAAGAGCCGCTGGACGCTTAAAAACACAGACTCACTGTTCGCAGTGAGATGAAGTTCTCCGTTGACGAGTGGGCCTTTCTCTCTTCCATCCCTGTAACTTGCATTTTGAACGTGCAACTGGCCTGGTTTCTTCCCAGAGGAGGACTGCTGACGGTCAAGGGATTTTGGGCTTCCCGGCGCTCAGCTTCTTCTTTCAAGCGTCCGGCGGATCTTCTAGAAGCGAAGCCCTTGTCAACGATCCCTCACAGTGCACAGTGCGCAGCCGAAAACGCCTTTTACAGCTTTATTTTTGAATTGCATGATCTGTCTCAGATAAATCCAAAGACAAGAAATCCGATCACGAAGCCAATTATCAGTCCGAGGATCAATCCTCTTGTGAACTTGTCTGGTTTTCTTCCCGGAGTCGGGGATTCTCCTCTTTGACTTTCTTTGTACCAGTCTCTATCGTAGATTCCCAATCATGATCACTCCTCTCTTTTATGACAAACTCCTTCCAGAATCGCTTTATGAAGAGTATCAGAGGCACGGCGAACAATACACCGAAAATCCCGATAAGCTCTCCAAAAGCTACCAGCGACACCAGAACTACAAACCAGTTTATCTTAACACGATGAGAGAGAATTCTTGGTGAAAGCAGCCACATATCTATCTGATTTGCTATCAAGAGCACAATCGCTCCACCAATAACACCCCAGATGCCGTTTTGAACATAGCCGAGAACCAGCATCGGGATAGTTGTTACAACAACTCCCAAGAAGGGTATGAAATTCGTTATTCCTGCAAGAAGTCCCAGGAAGAGAGCGTTCGGGATTCCCACAATCGCTGCACCTGCACCTATCATAATTCCTTCGATTACCGATATTAGAACCTGGCCAGCGACATAGGTCTGAAAATCAGTGTACAGAGAATCGAGAAAACCGGTTACCCTGGACTGATTGCAACCGGGGAAGAGAATAGGAACCTTCCTTCTCAAGATTCCGGTTCTTCTTGCAATTACGAAGGCCGCTACTATCATGAGAATAATCCCGGTAATCCATGATGTAATGTTTGAAGCAACATATCTTCCCAGTTCAATAGCAGCGCCACTTAACCATTGTGAAGCTCTCTGGGCAAGGTCCGTAACGGAATCTGCAATAAACGGAGGAAGTCGTTCGAGCCACTCTTCAAACCTTCCGTCCTTGAAGAGGGCATCCATCTCAGTGGCAATACTACGGATTCCGTTGATCGTAATCGGAATGGCGCTGTATACAAGAAAGAATAAGAAGAATAGCAATACCAGTCCAGTAATGATTCCAAGGGCAGTCTTCGATGTTTTCTTTGTAACGAATGCGGATGGTGCATTGATTATTAGAGAGAAAAGAAAAGCAAGTCCGATGACCCGCGAGGTCATTGGAAAGAGAAATAGTGTGGAGAATATCGCAATGAAATATCCAAGAATCCATAGCCTAGTCTTTTCCATATTGGCGCGCCTCCAGAGCTGAGAAGATTTGATCTGCTTTGTGTTGTATACTGAATATGTGCTTTCAATACAGAGGTGTTCCTTATGAAAAGAGTATATATTATTGTGCTAGTGTTTATTCTGATTTCGGTCACATCGTTTGCTTCGACTCACTCTTCGAGGATACTGTCTCCCGGATCGGTGAAGGCTATGCTGGGTTTCAAAGATGTGGGATTGAGGATCGGCATACTTCCTTTTCTAGAGGCCGGTTGGTTCATCGATGAAGGGCCTTACTTCACTCTGGGCTATGATGCAAACTTTCATCTCGCTTCCCGGGTTTCTTTCTCTTCGTTGCAGGAGGCTAGGGTAGTTGCAGAGCTGGGGTACGATTTCAATGTTGTCTACCTTGAGATCGGAGGACTGTACGAGTACGCTGCTCCAGATGCATCCTTTCTTGGCGGGCAGCTGAAAACAGAAGTGTTCTTCGACAACGGTCTCAGTGCCATAAGTGCAACTTTGGGCAGATTTCAGAAGGTGGCCGGTGAAACGGAGAAGCAGAGTTTCACTTCCGTTGGATTTTCTGCGAGAAGGAGACTGGACATCGAGAAGAAATTCTACTTTCTGAGTATAGAGA
Coding sequences within it:
- a CDS encoding AI-2E family transporter, which gives rise to MEKTRLWILGYFIAIFSTLFLFPMTSRVIGLAFLFSLIINAPSAFVTKKTSKTALGIITGLVLLFFLFFLVYSAIPITINGIRSIATEMDALFKDGRFEEWLERLPPFIADSVTDLAQRASQWLSGAAIELGRYVASNITSWITGIILMIVAAFVIARRTGILRRKVPILFPGCNQSRVTGFLDSLYTDFQTYVAGQVLISVIEGIMIGAGAAIVGIPNALFLGLLAGITNFIPFLGVVVTTIPMLVLGYVQNGIWGVIGGAIVLLIANQIDMWLLSPRILSHRVKINWFVVLVSLVAFGELIGIFGVLFAVPLILFIKRFWKEFVIKERSDHDWESTIETGTKKVKEENPRLREENQTSSQED